The nucleotide window CAGTAACTGTGTTCCAACAAGTAAGATAGAATGGTAAGCCTTGTCTCGTCTCCGAGAGCTTTAAAGAATTTCACTTTACTGTCAAGCATGATTATATGGATATATGCGCATATATCCATATATATTTAATGGTTTTTGATCTTCTTCATCTGGCCGCAAAACTTGTATTTATAAAGAAAACATTGTAAAAAATATCGAAAATAGGAGTATTAAATGATTATGTCCAACAAAATTCTGTTATAATGCAAGTTCAGTAAATTGCATTCGAAAAACACTCATAAGTTCTCAAATTAAGTTCAGGATTTCAATTGACAAAAACTGCACATCCCATATCAAGATACCTCCACATGCAATCGTCAGAGTATGAGAAAGAGAAAAAATACCAGTAATGAATTAGATATCAAACAAAACTGATATGAAAACTCTTATTTAGAAAGCTCAACTTCTTTTATTTATGAGCTACTGCTGCCCTGCGGACCCTGAGAAAAAAAAGGAATGGGAAGAGAAAATGCTCCAGGAAATAGATTTTCTGGACAATGATATAAAGAAGGCCAGTGAAATATTCAGTGCTCTCGGGCATCCGATAAGATTAAAAATTGCTTATTTTCTCTCTCAGAGAGACCACTGCGTATGCGAACTGATATTCAAGTTGAATGAGAGACAGAATCTGGTTTCCCATCATTTGACTATCATGAAAAACTGTGGAATTATCGAAGCTTATAACAACTCTAAGTGGCGTTTTTACAGGTTAAACCCTGAATTTAGCGATATTCTAAACGTTATCTCAAAAATAAAGCCCCTCTAAACTGGATAAATATCAAAATTCATCTCTTTACAGAGTCTCGAAGGCTACGTGAATAGCTCCAGTAATCTTATTTGCTTGTATTTCAGATGCTTGTATTTCAGATGCTTGTATTTCAGATGCTTGTATTTCAGATGCTTGTATTTCAGATGCTTGTATTTCAGAATAATAGTGTAATAACTTTACTCATGCTTAGTTTGTTATCGACACAGTTCGATAATATCCTGGAACCGGGGGAGATTAGTGACTCTTAATAATACTTACCATGTAATTCTAATTGCAACAGATGGGTCTAAGTGTAGTCAACACGCCGTTCTTCACGGAATGGAACTTGCAAAATTAATGGGTGCAAAGGTCTATGCCCTTTATGTTTTGGACAAAAATGCATATGCTCCGCCTACATTAGAAACGCCAATTTATCTAGGTTCCAAATGGGATGTCATGGAGGAAACTCTACGTCAAGAAGGAGACAACGCTATTCAATATGCAAATAATGTTGCACAGAGTAAGGGAATAGACTTTGAAGGTGTGGTTATTGAAGGTAACCCGGCTAATGTAATCCTGGAATTTGCGGAGCAGAAAAAAGTGAATCTGATAGTGATGGGAACTCTTGGTAAAGGTGGATTGGAAAGATTTTTGCTTGGAAGCGTAACAGATAAGGTAATAAGACATTCAAAAAGATCTGTCCTTGTAGTAAAGGAAGAAAATTAGAATAAATTAGGTAAGAAGTTAAGGAAAACTTGAAAGATAATTAAACGAAGTTTTCAGTCACCAGAGCAACAATTACAGTCCTCTTCTTCTTTACTATCCTTTTCAAAGATCTTATTGTATATGTTTTCTTCGTATATATTAGTCCATCCTATCTGTGAACCAGCAGCAATAAACATTACAACTGAGATAGCTTCTGCAATTTCCTCCTTTGTGGCTCCTGCATTAATTGCTCTTTGTGAATGGGTGTCAACACAAAACTGACAGCGCATAAGGACCGAAGAAGCGACAGCAATTAATTCTTTTGTTTTAAGATCCAGAAAGGCGTCTTTAAATATGGAATCTCTCATCTTCCCGAAAGCTTCCGCAGTTTCAGGCAACATTTCGTTCAAAAATGACATATTAATACTCCTATTTAAAAATATTATTATAGTTAGTTGCGAATCTTTTAAAATGATTTCAAGTTAAAGGATGCTTGTTTATAGGTAATAGAAGAGTGCCAGAATTATCTATAAAACGATCAGTTAGAGGTTACGAGATTTTTAGTATTTTTAATGACCTGGTCTTCTGCAAAAAGCAGAGTTCCATTGCATACTATTTCCTCGATTTTCAGGTTTGTGTGTATATAGTAAGTCTTCATCATTTTTTGAGTTGTCTTCAGTTTTCTTTTCTTCCAATACTGCATCGCTCTCTTTATTCATGTCCAATCTCCTTTTCTATTGGATATTTTAAGACTATAATTAAAAGAAGTTCAAATTTTAAGAATCCAGAGGGTGGGTATCAATTATTCTTGATACATTCTAGAACAGCTGAGTGAATCATCAGTAAGCTGATATATCTTAGAGATTAAGTTTGACCGGGCTTATCAGGATACAGACCTTGTTAATTGAGTCAAAAGAAAAGAAACTAATAAAAATAAAATCATTTTCCTGACAGTGATTTTCATGTCACTTTTTTTGACGTTTGGCTTTTACTTGTTTTTTTAATAGCTTTTATGTTAGATTTAAAATCAGCTTCCAGTACTTCATTTTCTCTTTGTATTTTTTCAGCAATCTCGCAGGACAACTCACTTGAGATTCCAAATATATTTTTGAGAGTATCCGCAAGTTCCTCTTTACTTATATGTAATTTTTTATGCTCTCTCAGCGTTTTCAAAACTGATTTCATTAAAATTTCTTCTGTTACTGTTTCTCTTACTTCCACTCCTTTAATGGTAGAGCGTGAGAATAATTTCCCGTTTAAAATACCGGAAGTTTTTTCACAGCTAACTGCTACGTTGTGCAAGTTAGTTTTTCCACAATGGGCACAGAAAGTTTTTATGTACAATTTTCATCCCTCCTATTTCATTTCGTTCAAAATCGCTCTAATTTGGTCTTTCGTCATGCTTATTCTCTCAAGCTTTTTAGATTGCTTTGATTGTTGCTAATTCTTTTGTATGTTTCTGTTGCGCTCATTTTGTGTAACTACAATATAAATGTTGACGTAAACTATATAAACTTTACGTCCATATGGCTAATAACAGGTAGTTCAAGCGATTTCATTACACAAATTTGCTTAATATGAATTTCATTTGTCTTACTTAAGTTTTAAATATTGAAAGTCAAAAATTAGACATATGAGAGAACCTAAGCGCCCAGGAAAAACAGTTAAAATGATTATACCTTGCGTTATATCCCTTAGGCCGGGAAAAAAAGATATTATTGAATATTGCACTGTCGATAAACGTGGGTATCCCGTTTTTCGTCGCGTGAATTTTGCGGGACT belongs to Methanosarcina barkeri 3 and includes:
- a CDS encoding helix-turn-helix transcriptional regulator → MSYCCPADPEKKKEWEEKMLQEIDFLDNDIKKASEIFSALGHPIRLKIAYFLSQRDHCVCELIFKLNERQNLVSHHLTIMKNCGIIEAYNNSKWRFYRLNPEFSDILNVISKIKPL
- a CDS encoding universal stress protein: MTLNNTYHVILIATDGSKCSQHAVLHGMELAKLMGAKVYALYVLDKNAYAPPTLETPIYLGSKWDVMEETLRQEGDNAIQYANNVAQSKGIDFEGVVIEGNPANVILEFAEQKKVNLIVMGTLGKGGLERFLLGSVTDKVIRHSKRSVLVVKEEN
- a CDS encoding carboxymuconolactone decarboxylase family protein, which translates into the protein MSFLNEMLPETAEAFGKMRDSIFKDAFLDLKTKELIAVASSVLMRCQFCVDTHSQRAINAGATKEEIAEAISVVMFIAAGSQIGWTNIYEENIYNKIFEKDSKEEEDCNCCSGD